The region GGTGTTAAGCAGGCCGGCATGGGACGGTTGGTAGTCAAGCCGACACTGCAACTGCCTAAACATCCCGAAGTCATGGTTATTGGCGATGCTGCCTATCTTGAATCAGAAAGCGAGCCGCTCCCCATGGTGGCGCCGGTGGCTACCCAGCAGGCCCGGACAGCGGCCGATAACATTCGCCGGCTGATAGGCGGCCAAGCTCCCCAAGAGTTTGTTTATAAAAATCCGGGAGTGTTGGCGACAATCGGCCGCAATGCTGCCGTCGCCCATATAGGCAAATGGCAGTTTAAAGGTTTTATTGCCTGGGTGCTGTGGCTGGTTATCCATATTGTCCGGCTGATTGGCTTCCGCAACCGCATTACCGTACTTATTAACTGGGCGTGGGATTACTTTTTTTACGAGCGGGCTGTACGGGTAATCATGCTCAGGCCAGCCAAAAAGCTTAACAAGGAATCATAATAAAATTCCCCGAATCGTATCAAACTAACACTGATACTACTAGGGGAGGTTACAAGCAAATGGCTACATTAATCAAAAGCGAGGATACCACTAGTCGCGGTGATGTTGAATCAGTTCCTAATAAAGGTGATGCCAGCAGTACTAATAATCCGGACGAGCATTTTGACATCCATAAAAACGCCAAGAAATATTATGACATTGAAAAGGTTTCCGGTCCCATGACTGAAGTGCACAAATGGCAGCGCGAGCACATAAAAGTTCACGACCAGGGCAAAGAAGGCTTTCCGTTAAATGTAATTATTGACCCGGCTATGCGGGAAATGTACCAACATGTACACGCCCAGGGCTTAACCAACGTTTTTGACCGGTTTGAACAACAGGAAAAAATCCGGTGTCACTTCTGCTCATCCGGCCTTTCCTGTCAACTGTGCGCCAACGGCCCTTGCCGTATCAGCCCCAAAGCGCCGCGTGGCAATTGCGGTGTTGACGCCCATGTCATGGTAGCCAGAAACTTTGTCTATCGCCATGTTACCATTGGTACGGCGGCTAATATTTTCCACGCTCAACAGGCGGCCCGTACCTTGAAAGCCGCTGCCCAAAATCCTGACAGCGGTCTCAAGATCCGTGATAAGGAAAAACTGTTTAAGTATGCCGAGATGGCTGGGTTAAACAGCCGTGAGGATGCTAATAAGGTGGCTGTCAACTTTGCTAACTGGGTGCTGGAAGACATGGGCAAACCCTATTGGGAAGAGTCGGCTATGGTTAAAGCCTTTGCGCCGCCCAAACGCCAGGAGCTGTGGCGGAAAATGAACCTATTGCCCGGCGGCGGTTTTAGCGAAGTCGGTTTTGCCCAAACCAAGTGCATGACCAACCTCAATGCTGACCCTGTCGACTTTCTGCTGACATCTGTCCGGCTGGGCGTAATTAACGAATATCAAGGTCTATTTGCCCTCGACATTTTGCAGGAAATCCTTATGGGCACCCAAAAAATCCGTACGGCCAGGCAGAATATGGGCTTACTTAAAAAAGATATGGTTAATATTATTACCAATGGTCATATGCCGCTCATGGCCCATGTTGTAGTTGAATTGGCATCTACGCCTGAATGGCAGGAAAAAGCTAAGAAAGCCGGGGCGAGCGGCCTGCAGGTGCTGGGCCATGTGTGCGAGGGACAGCAACTGTTAAATTACAAAGAGACCGGGGAAATGAGCGCCTATGCCGGTCAGGAAGGCGAGTGGCTGTCGGAAGAATATCTCTTGGCTACCGGTGCTGTTGATCTCTTTATGTTTGACTATAACTGCACCATTCCCACTCTGCCCTTGTATGCCGCGCGGTTTGGAACAACTATGGTAAGCACCCATGAAGTAATCCGGATGCCTGGTACTGAAACTGTTGAATTTAAGCCGGAAGAAATGAAAAAACAGGCGGAAAAAATTCTCGACATGGCGATCGCGGCCTTTGCCAAACGCAAAGCTGAAAACCGCGAAGTATATATTCCGCCTCATGTGTCTGAAGGTTGTATGATCGGGTTTAGTACCGAATCAGTCAAACAAGTTTTGGGTGGTTCGTGGAAACCGCTGATTGACGCCATTGCCGCCGGCAAAGTCCGCGGTATTGCCACTGTAGTCGGCTGCACTACTGCCCGCTATGGTCAGGGAGGCAGCAATATCTTCCGCATTGCCAAAGGCCTGATTGAAAAGGATATTCTGGTATTGTCAGGTGGCTGCACATCGTCGGTTATGGAGTATACCGGGTTGACAAATCTACAGGTTGCCGAAGAATGCGGTCCCGGGCTCAAAGAAGTTTGCAAGGCCCTTGGCATTCCGCCGGTCTTGTCTTACGGTGCATGTGTCGACATCGGCAAAATGACTCAGACTGCCAAGGAAATCGCCGATGCCCTGGATGTTGACACCAACAAACTGCCGCTGGTTATCGGTGCGCCCGAATACCTTGAACAAAAAGCCGTGGCTGATGCTTGCACCGCGATTGCCTTAGGCTGGCTGGTGCATGTTGCGCCTGTACCCTCGGTAACCGGCAGTGATGTTGTTGTTAAGACATTGACCGAAACTACCGAGACTCTGGGTTTAGGTAAACTTACCGTTGAGACCAGTGCTGACAAGACGGTTCAAATCTATGTTGACCATATTGAGAAAAAACGTAAAGAATTAGGCTTGAACTAACAATAATGAAGGGCCGCAAGTGCGGCCCTTCATTATTGTTATATACGGGATAGAAGGGGATAAAGTTCAGCTTCTTCCTTGCCGATACGTTCGTTAACAGCTTTGACAATTTGGTTGAGTTCAGCTAAAAAGGCCGGAGCATTACCACTGATTTTACTTGAACTCAAATACCGGGTTTTGAAGTCGCTGAATACTTTAGCCAGACCTCCCATTGTGAGGCAGGTCACAGATAATGGAAATAATTATGAAAAATAGTCGATTAGCAACATAATATAAGCTATAATAATAAATGTTAATAATTTTTTACCATGAATGTGTCCACAATGTGAGGAATGACGATAAGGAGGCCTACAATGCAGTCCCAAGAACAAAAAACTAACATAAATACTGTTTTAGAGGCGTTTAGCCTGCTAGCGCCGTATTTGCAGGAATTATTTGAAGATGATGTTACGTTGTCGGTAACTGACAAGGAAAGATATTTAAAGATAATACATAGTCCCGGTATCCGGGTAAACGTCAAGGATGGTGATACTCTGCCGGACGGCTCGGCTTCCAATAAGGCCATTATGCAGGGTAAAACCATCTCTATGATTATTCCTAAAGAAGTAGTGGGTATAGATGTTAGGTCCATAGATGTTCCTGTTAAAGACGAGACAGGGAGTATTATTGGTACCATCGGTATTGCCAAGAGTCTTAACCGGCAGCGTGAAGTCTATAACTTGGCCAATAATCTGTCAGCCTCATTGCGGCAGATAACTGACGGTATCGGTCAGGTGGCTGCCGGTGTTAATGATTTGGTGAGCTCTAACAAAGAATTACTTCAGTTTACTGACGAGGCCAAAAACGATACCAAAAATACTGATGAAGTTATAACCTTTATTAAAAATGTGGCCGGTCAAACCAACCTGCTCGGATTGAATGCTGCTATCGAGGCGGCCCGTGCCGGGGAATTGGGACGTGGCTTTGGCGTAGTGGCTGAAGAAATTAGAAAGCTGTCAAATTCCAGCAATGAGAGTATCAGTCAGATCAATGCTATTTTGCAGCGCATTCAAACCCAGGTTACCCGCATTGCTCAGGGAATTAATAAAGCTAATTCTGTCATCGAGGAACAAGCGACAGCCATCCAGGAGATAACAGCGTCCATCGAGGAACTTAACGCAACTGCCAATACTCTCGAGGATCTGGCGGATAAACTGTAATATTTCAGGGTGATAAAAAGTCATTCCCTTTTGCGCTTATTGCTGTGGGTCACCCGGCGCAAGAACTGCCATGTCGCTCCGCTTTTACCTTGACAGCGGGGCAGGAGATTGCCACGCTACGGTGCCGTAATGCCTAACTAAGCACGATTCAATGACTTACTGCTTCGAATATGGTCTCATAGACAACGGTGCTCGCAATGACCGGAAAGAATACTGTTCCTCTATCGTCATTGCGAACGTAGTGAAGCAATCTTCCTTTTCATTGTTGTTGGTGTACCTGAAGAGCGCATGGTTTATCTCGCAATGACAGTAAAACCAAGGGGTCATCGCGGGCGAAACGTGGCGATCTTTCTCGTTAAGCTACTTTGTCAACAAACTGGGGCCGTCCAGATTATGGACGGCCTTTAGTTGTGCCAGTATATTTCCGATTATTCGATAGTATGATAAAATCCATATGTAAGCTATTTGACTTAATGTAACTAATTCTATGGAGGAATATATGAGTGATAAAATGAATCAGTATTTCTGGGTAGCTGTTGGCTGTCTGGTTTGCAGTCTATCCATCAACGCCTTCCTGGTGCCGCATCATCTTCTGAGCGGAGGAGTTTCCGGTATTGCGATTATTTTGTATTTTTTGTTTGGCCTGCCAATAGGCGTTTTAACTTTTGCCATGAACATCCCGTTGCTCTATGCCGCTTACCGGCTGCTAGGCAAAAATTACACGATCGGTACTATTTATGGTGCAATTTTGTTCTCTGTTGCGGTAGATGCCACCAGTTTTGTTTCAGGGTTTAACCTTATTGATGATCCGTTGATTTCAGCCATCACGGGCGGCGTAATCTCGGGAATCGGCAGCGGGCTGATTTTTCGCGTTAATGGCAGCGCGGGCGGTTTGGACATTATTGCCGGCATTATCAAAAAATATTACTCGCTTAATGTTGGTTTCGTAGGATTTGCTGTTAACTGTGTAATTATGCTGATTTCCGCAACATTGTTTGGACTCAAGCTGGCCATGCTGACCCTTATCTCCATGTTTATCGGTGCTAATCTTACCGATAAAGTAGTGGAAGGATTTAACCGCAAGAAGACGGTATTTATCGTTTCGTATAATACCGATAATATTGTTGAAGCCATCTTAAAAGAAGTCGGACGGGGTGTAACCATCCTGCACGGACAGGGGGCATTTACCCGCCAAAATAAGCAAGTACTGTTTGTTGTCGTCAGTCTTACCCAAATTGCCAAGATCAAAATGCTTGTTCACGCTGCTGACCCTAATGCGTTTATGATTGTTCAGGATGCGGCTGAAGTTATGGGACGGGGTTTTACGCTGCCAGGGACAAAACAGGTGTAGAATGGCTTTACCGCAAGTTAAATCACCAGTTTACGCTAATTGCGCAAACTGGGCAATGATTATGGTATAATTTACATGATGGCTTAACAAGGAGGTATTTTTATGGATTTTGATTTTATTTATAAGCGCCACAGTGTCCGCCAATTCAAAGATGATCCTGTGCCGGAACAGGTTATTAGAGACCTTGTCAAAGCGGCAACTTATGCCCCCTCAGGAAAAAATCAGCAAAACTGGCATTTTGTCGTAGTAACTGATAAGAATAAGATTGCTGAAATTGCCCGTATTGTGGAAACAAAAAATGCCAAGCTGAGCACTTATCTGACTGATGAGGCCAAAATCAAGGCATTTAAGGGGTCGGTTGGCTACCATACCGTTTTTAAAGCCGCTCCTTGTCTTGTACTTGTTTACGCCGGGCCTTATGACACAATCGCTGACATGCTGCTGGAAGCTGGTATTATGCCGCCCGATGAGGCTATTAAATATGCCAAACCCAATCCCGGTATTCAGAATATCGCCGCTGCTTTGGAGAATCTGCAATTGGCGGCTGCCAGCCTGGGTTACGGTACCTGCTGGATGACAGGACCGACATACGCGGCTCAAGAAATTTCCGAATACCTTGGCTTTAATAAACAAGGCTATTATTTGGCTGCCATGACGCCGCTTGGCGTTCCTGCAACTGACAAGTTATCATCGCCGCCGCGTAAACCGGTGGACGATGTGCTGACTTTTATATGATTGGCCAGCAGGATAATCACACTGGTGAAATCTAGGCATAAAAATAATCCGGGCGTCCCGGATTATTTTTTATGCCGAATATTATTAATGAATTATACAATTTTTTCGCCGTGATAGCGTTCGCCGTCAGCATCAGGCAGCAGAGCATAGCGTTCGGTCCAGAGGGATTTATACTTTACTGCCTGAGCGTGAATACTCTCCCAGTCTTCAGGAATTTGTTTGATGACCTTTCCGGGAATGCCGACAACGAGCGAGTGAGGAGGGATAATCTGTCCTTCTCTTACAAGCGCGCCGGCAGCGATGATACTTCCACGGCCCACTACCGCCTTGTTTAAAATGATGGCTCCCATGCCGATCAGGCAATTATCCTCAATGGTGGCGCCATGGACAATGCAGTTGTGACCGACTGTAACGAAGTCGCCGATAATGGTCGGACAGTCATCGGCAACATGAAGGACGCTGTTATCCTGAATATTGGAGTAACGTCCAATCTCAATTCTGTTAACATCACCTCGGGCAACTGAATTAAACCATATGCTGCTGAACTCTTTCATGGTTACTTTGCCGATAACTTTTGCTCCGTCGGCGACGAAAGTTTTGGCGTCTCTAGTAGGTTCAATGCCTTCAAATTTCATAAATAGTATCCTCCTTGATGAAATATTTTATTTTTTGGGCTGCTACTAATATTTAGAATATCATGTTATCATATTAATAAATCAGAATGTGACACAAATGGCGATCATAATCCTAATGACTATTATCTTTTTCACAGTAATGAAGCAGATTGTATTCCGGAAGTCCTGCAAAAAATGCATCATCTGATAAATGAGACTTATTAAAACAATAATCCCGTGTGGAGTAATATCTGCGCGGGATTTGTTTATTGAATGCCAACCAGGGGAATGGAAAACCCCCTAAAGCGGGATACGGGTTATCCGCAATGCTTAGGAGGTCTTTCTTCATCCGGTTATGAGATTCTTGCTTTAATGAGCTCCCTGCCGGCAATGAGCATATTAATACCTAGTTCTTCCGGGGACAAACCAAGAGCCAGACCAACTAACTGGGCCAAATGCAGCACCGGCATCTCTTGTTTGCAGCCCACTGCTGTTTGCCCTTCAGTTTGATTCATGTCCAGCGACATTTGGCAGAGGGGGCATGGGGTGACGATGCAATCGGCGCCGGCTTCAGCGGCGCTTTGGTTTGTTTCGCCGGTGATGCGGATAACGTCCGGTTCGGCAGTATAGGTGGCATGGAAGCCGCAGCACTTGAGTTTTGCGGCAAAATCAACAGGTTTAGCGCCAATGGCGCGAATGAGGTTTTCCAGCGACTGCGGATTAGCGTGATCTTCAAAATCCATTACTGCAGGAGGACGAAGGATATGGCAACCATAGTAGCCGGCAACTTTGAGCCCTATTAATGGACGTTTAATCAGCCCTTGTAATTTGTTTAGGCCGTAGTCACGGATGAGAACCCATAATAAATGAGTAATTTCGCTAGTACCTTCGTACTTAATGCCGGCTTTGGCAAGAATACCGTTTACTTGATCCTTCTGGCCATTGTCGAGCTTGGTTTTGGCCTTGCGCAGCATCAGGGTACAGGTATTACAGACGGTAAGGAGCGGCAGGCCCATTTGTTCGGCAAGGGCGATATTACGGGCATTAATGGCCGTTGCCGCCAAGTCGTTTACGTCCTGCACGTGAGAAGCACCGCAGCAGGTCCAGCCGGGAATCTCAACCAGTTCGATACCCAGTGCTTTAGCAACCGCCGTTGTAGCAATATAGTTTTCTTTGGCAGCTCCCTCTAGAACACAGCCGGGAAAAAAGGCATATCTCATTATTTTTCACTCTCCCTTACTGCTTTGAGGATAGCCTGAATTTGCTCATGCCCTTTAACTTTACCGGGAAAATGGAAGGGATTGAGTTTGCCGCGACGGAGCAGGCGAAGGGCCATCGGGAACTTGGCTATCGAGCTAATGAGGCCAATCGTCCTTACCTGTAATTTGGCTTCATTGAGACGTCCTGTATCTTCAATATCTTTAACAAACGATAGTGCATGCCGTGCTCCGGGATTACCGGTATAGCCCATTTTGATGGAAAGTTGACGCAAACGGGCAATATCTTCGCCAGGAGCCAAGCCTTTGGGACACTTTGTGATACATTCGGCACAATGCATACATTTCCACAGTCCTTTGTCCTGGATGGCCTGTATGCGCTCAGCAGCCGACTTGTCCCGGGTGTCGGCGACAAATTTCCAAACTTTAGAGTAGGTAAACGGTTCGAGAAAGTCTTGGTCATTAGCACTGAGTTTAGAACATTCGGAAGCGCAGGAACCACAAAGAATACAAGCTGCCTGTGTATTGATCTTCTTAAAGTCGGCAGCGGTTTGACGGCAGCCTTTGCGGGCGTCGAATTCGTCCCGCGGTTGAAGCCAGGTTTTGGCTTCAGCCAGGCGTGCCGCTTGGGGTTCCCAGTCAACAACAAGATCGCGAATGACTTTGAAGTTTTGGATCGGGGCAATAGTAAGCGTGTCGCCAAAGCGTTCCAGAATGGCGTCAAGCGGTGTTTCACAGGCTAATACGGCTTGACCGTTAACACGAACGGCACAGGCCCCGCATACTGCTGACCGGCATGCGGCTGTAAAGGCCAGTGTAGGGTCAAGCGAGTCCTTAATTGTGATCAGGCCCCAGAGAATGGTCTTGCCGGGTTGATAGGGAAAGGAATATTCCTGCACGAAGTTGTTTACTCCGTCGAACCGCTCAATTTTATATGTTATCTTGCGCATCAATATTTCCTTTCTGCCGGCTGATATTTGGTTATTACTACCGGCCGGTAAGATATATTGTACGTTGAGCCTTGCTTGGACACGATTGTGTGTTTGAGGAATTGGGCGTCATCACGGTTGGGGAAATCGGCCCGGCAGTGGCTGCCCCGGCTCTCTTTTCTGTTAAGGGCGCCCAGGACCACGGCCTTGGCGACAGTGAGCATGCTGCCGAGTTCAATATAATTAACAAAAAGAGTATTGTAAATTTTGTTTTGGTCAGGCACCATGACGGTCTGGTATTCTTTTATCAGGCCGTCAACCACCTTAAGCGCTTCTTCCATATCGGCACCGGTGCGGAACACGCCAACATTATTCCACATGATCTCGGCCAGCCGGTCACGGATGGAAACAACACTGGCGCCGGTTTTACGGGTGGTGACAGCCTGGAATTTTTCTTCCCACGCCCGGGCAGCTTGTCCTACAAGACCTTCACTGAAGCCATGCCGCTGTTTGGCGCAATCAGCGGCGCCTTTGCCGGCAAACTTGCCAAAAGCCACAATATCTGCCAGCGAGTTACCCCCAAGACGGTTTGCTCCGTGGATGGATACGCAGCAGGCTTCCCCGGCGGCAAAAACACCCTCGACGGCAGTAGCACAGGTGCGGTAATCAATGATGTCGATACCGCCCATCACGTAGTGACAGCTCGGTCTGATGGGAATGGGTTCGTTAATGGGATCTACCTGTTCAAAGGTTATGGCCAGGTCGCGAATTTGGGGCAGGCGCT is a window of Sporomusaceae bacterium ACPt DNA encoding:
- the cooS1_1 gene encoding Carbon monoxide dehydrogenase 1 yields the protein MATLIKSEDTTSRGDVESVPNKGDASSTNNPDEHFDIHKNAKKYYDIEKVSGPMTEVHKWQREHIKVHDQGKEGFPLNVIIDPAMREMYQHVHAQGLTNVFDRFEQQEKIRCHFCSSGLSCQLCANGPCRISPKAPRGNCGVDAHVMVARNFVYRHVTIGTAANIFHAQQAARTLKAAAQNPDSGLKIRDKEKLFKYAEMAGLNSREDANKVAVNFANWVLEDMGKPYWEESAMVKAFAPPKRQELWRKMNLLPGGGFSEVGFAQTKCMTNLNADPVDFLLTSVRLGVINEYQGLFALDILQEILMGTQKIRTARQNMGLLKKDMVNIITNGHMPLMAHVVVELASTPEWQEKAKKAGASGLQVLGHVCEGQQLLNYKETGEMSAYAGQEGEWLSEEYLLATGAVDLFMFDYNCTIPTLPLYAARFGTTMVSTHEVIRMPGTETVEFKPEEMKKQAEKILDMAIAAFAKRKAENREVYIPPHVSEGCMIGFSTESVKQVLGGSWKPLIDAIAAGKVRGIATVVGCTTARYGQGGSNIFRIAKGLIEKDILVLSGGCTSSVMEYTGLTNLQVAEECGPGLKEVCKALGIPPVLSYGACVDIGKMTQTAKEIADALDVDTNKLPLVIGAPEYLEQKAVADACTAIALGWLVHVAPVPSVTGSDVVVKTLTETTETLGLGKLTVETSADKTVQIYVDHIEKKRKELGLN
- the yfmS_3 gene encoding Putative sensory transducer protein YfmS; translation: MQSQEQKTNINTVLEAFSLLAPYLQELFEDDVTLSVTDKERYLKIIHSPGIRVNVKDGDTLPDGSASNKAIMQGKTISMIIPKEVVGIDVRSIDVPVKDETGSIIGTIGIAKSLNRQREVYNLANNLSASLRQITDGIGQVAAGVNDLVSSNKELLQFTDEAKNDTKNTDEVITFIKNVAGQTNLLGLNAAIEAARAGELGRGFGVVAEEIRKLSNSSNESISQINAILQRIQTQVTRIAQGINKANSVIEEQATAIQEITASIEELNATANTLEDLADKL
- the fbiB gene encoding Bifunctional F420 biosynthesis protein FbiB, whose product is MDFDFIYKRHSVRQFKDDPVPEQVIRDLVKAATYAPSGKNQQNWHFVVVTDKNKIAEIARIVETKNAKLSTYLTDEAKIKAFKGSVGYHTVFKAAPCLVLVYAGPYDTIADMLLEAGIMPPDEAIKYAKPNPGIQNIAAALENLQLAAASLGYGTCWMTGPTYAAQEISEYLGFNKQGYYLAAMTPLGVPATDKLSSPPRKPVDDVLTFI
- the yrdA gene encoding Protein YrdA; the encoded protein is MKFEGIEPTRDAKTFVADGAKVIGKVTMKEFSSIWFNSVARGDVNRIEIGRYSNIQDNSVLHVADDCPTIIGDFVTVGHNCIVHGATIEDNCLIGMGAIILNKAVVGRGSIIAAGALVREGQIIPPHSLVVGIPGKVIKQIPEDWESIHAQAVKYKSLWTERYALLPDADGERYHGEKIV
- the sdhE_1 gene encoding 8-methylmenaquinol:fumarate reductase membrane anchor subunit, with product MRYAFFPGCVLEGAAKENYIATTAVAKALGIELVEIPGWTCCGASHVQDVNDLAATAINARNIALAEQMGLPLLTVCNTCTLMLRKAKTKLDNGQKDQVNGILAKAGIKYEGTSEITHLLWVLIRDYGLNKLQGLIKRPLIGLKVAGYYGCHILRPPAVMDFEDHANPQSLENLIRAIGAKPVDFAAKLKCCGFHATYTAEPDVIRITGETNQSAAEAGADCIVTPCPLCQMSLDMNQTEGQTAVGCKQEMPVLHLAQLVGLALGLSPEELGINMLIAGRELIKARIS
- the sdhB_1 gene encoding 8-methylmenaquinol:fumarate reductase iron-sulfur subunit gives rise to the protein MRKITYKIERFDGVNNFVQEYSFPYQPGKTILWGLITIKDSLDPTLAFTAACRSAVCGACAVRVNGQAVLACETPLDAILERFGDTLTIAPIQNFKVIRDLVVDWEPQAARLAEAKTWLQPRDEFDARKGCRQTAADFKKINTQAACILCGSCASECSKLSANDQDFLEPFTYSKVWKFVADTRDKSAAERIQAIQDKGLWKCMHCAECITKCPKGLAPGEDIARLRQLSIKMGYTGNPGARHALSFVKDIEDTGRLNEAKLQVRTIGLISSIAKFPMALRLLRRGKLNPFHFPGKVKGHEQIQAILKAVRESEK